In the genome of Methanomassiliicoccales archaeon, one region contains:
- the acsB gene encoding acetyl-CoA decarbonylase/synthase complex subunit alpha/beta, which produces MTHTHDRSGPLAAGDILMIARTERKRLLTMLENVEGGNVVRESVRRVVEGTSPDDLWTADLGKILDLVNRDLAKATGCEPMALREKRTWEQAGLLAPLTDVPRGEAYDLLLGARESLACSILNWCLRALKACPEEIDALPELRQQLREGEVRGSLLEEHGGTWCLRTTDDGPVQLEGRPAQVIAAFMDMRRELARELGSATAHLPLAMSTGDLPLAIGQALMGFPVLLTDLTLDPLAKEFLTNTMRDLFQGSLLSSEDDLNREMERRRWLSGLPHRYDPPSPVGVSNVQIIASGFQGAELLLALAMIAVLSTIQRRGDVPVEYPETGYSLPCILGWDGTEVGNARELLDVVRRYSNLPKERSLAAALTAGRSVLIAVEALEALRYLDGDPHIGSSTVGFIPDKVLRELGLAFVDDTIPGAAVLMGIPHDRRQLVTTVRELQARGLLIMAADEVVQVLQENEVQMGLEMMLYPLGNFTQLVHSLDFLTRAALSFGGVQKGDAERLSAYLAKRPKAFVLHFGPLDSCRAAMALAALTHGVPIITDQEVEGVPDLLFHKEPQHMLQGGLESRDIRVAVTMVDIPVPFGPAFEGETVRRPDTYLEAGGGRTPSFELLRRRSEDEVRDGEVLVLGPEVDQMAEGSQTPMAILVNVFGKRMQEDFESVMERRIHLYLNFAEGVWHTGQRNMNWLRISKKARRAGFRLEHLGRILVTKLKEEFGNIVSRVQIIIITDEKEIERRLPEALRVYQEREERMAGLTDDSVDTFYSCLMCQSFAPDHVCVITPERLGLCGAINWLDAKTGKEIVPSGPNQPIAKGEPEDLEKGSWKGVNEAVTALTRGKISRFCAYSMMEDPMTSCGCFECIAAMSPDMQSVIVVSREFPDMTPLGMKFSTLAGSIGGGRQTPGFIGIGRRYLISKKFITGDGGFLRISWMPSSLKNSMREELINRATELGMPDFLDRVADETTVTDAEGLMNWMIKVDHPALRMPSLL; this is translated from the coding sequence TTGACCCATACCCACGATAGATCCGGACCGTTGGCAGCTGGCGATATCCTTATGATCGCACGAACGGAGCGGAAGCGCTTGCTTACCATGCTGGAAAACGTGGAAGGTGGAAACGTGGTAAGGGAATCGGTGCGTCGGGTGGTTGAGGGAACGAGCCCGGACGACCTTTGGACCGCCGACCTGGGAAAGATATTGGACCTGGTTAACCGTGACCTGGCCAAAGCGACGGGTTGCGAACCGATGGCTTTGAGGGAGAAGAGGACCTGGGAGCAGGCTGGGCTACTGGCACCGTTGACGGACGTTCCTCGAGGAGAGGCCTACGATCTGTTGCTGGGTGCCCGCGAATCCTTAGCCTGCTCCATCCTCAATTGGTGCTTGAGGGCGCTAAAGGCGTGCCCTGAAGAGATAGATGCCTTGCCGGAACTGCGACAACAGTTGCGGGAGGGAGAGGTCCGAGGATCGCTCCTGGAAGAGCACGGAGGGACGTGGTGCCTTCGCACCACGGACGATGGCCCGGTACAGCTCGAAGGTCGTCCGGCCCAGGTAATCGCCGCCTTCATGGACATGCGCCGAGAATTAGCCAGGGAATTAGGTTCGGCGACGGCCCATCTACCCCTGGCCATGAGCACCGGGGATCTGCCCTTGGCCATCGGCCAAGCGTTGATGGGGTTCCCTGTGCTGCTGACAGACCTCACCCTCGATCCCCTGGCGAAGGAGTTCCTCACCAACACCATGCGAGATCTCTTCCAGGGATCGCTCCTGAGCAGCGAGGATGACCTGAACAGGGAGATGGAGCGCCGCCGATGGTTGAGCGGGCTGCCCCATCGATACGACCCTCCGTCCCCGGTCGGGGTCAGTAACGTGCAGATCATCGCCTCGGGCTTCCAGGGAGCGGAGCTGCTGTTGGCTCTGGCCATGATAGCCGTTCTCTCGACGATCCAGAGGAGGGGAGATGTCCCGGTCGAGTATCCTGAGACGGGTTACTCCCTGCCATGCATCCTGGGTTGGGACGGGACGGAGGTCGGCAATGCCAGGGAACTGCTGGACGTGGTGAGAAGGTATTCCAACCTGCCAAAGGAGAGGAGCCTGGCCGCGGCGCTGACAGCCGGGCGCTCGGTCCTGATCGCCGTCGAGGCCTTGGAAGCGTTGCGCTATCTGGACGGGGACCCACACATCGGCTCCTCCACCGTGGGCTTCATCCCGGACAAGGTCCTCAGAGAGCTGGGACTGGCCTTCGTGGACGATACCATCCCCGGAGCGGCCGTGCTCATGGGCATCCCACATGACCGCAGGCAGCTGGTGACCACCGTCAGAGAGCTGCAGGCGCGGGGATTGCTCATCATGGCCGCGGACGAGGTGGTGCAGGTACTGCAGGAGAACGAGGTGCAGATGGGGCTGGAGATGATGCTCTATCCGCTGGGTAACTTCACCCAGCTGGTGCATTCATTGGATTTCCTGACCCGGGCCGCGCTTTCGTTCGGGGGGGTGCAGAAGGGGGACGCGGAACGGTTGTCCGCCTACTTGGCCAAGAGACCTAAGGCGTTCGTGCTGCACTTTGGACCTCTGGACTCCTGCCGGGCGGCCATGGCGCTGGCGGCGCTGACGCACGGGGTACCCATCATCACCGACCAGGAGGTGGAGGGCGTGCCGGACCTTCTGTTCCACAAGGAACCCCAACATATGCTCCAGGGGGGTCTGGAATCACGAGACATTCGCGTGGCGGTGACCATGGTGGACATCCCCGTGCCTTTCGGACCGGCGTTCGAAGGGGAGACCGTCCGTCGACCGGACACCTATCTGGAAGCGGGTGGGGGACGGACTCCGTCCTTTGAGCTTCTACGCAGGAGATCGGAGGACGAGGTCCGCGACGGAGAGGTTCTCGTCCTGGGACCGGAGGTGGATCAGATGGCCGAAGGCTCACAGACGCCCATGGCCATACTGGTGAACGTCTTCGGCAAACGCATGCAGGAGGATTTCGAATCGGTCATGGAAAGGCGGATACACCTCTACCTGAACTTCGCCGAGGGAGTATGGCACACCGGGCAGCGCAACATGAATTGGCTAAGAATTAGCAAGAAAGCACGTAGGGCGGGTTTCCGCCTGGAGCATCTGGGACGCATCTTGGTCACCAAATTGAAGGAGGAGTTCGGTAACATCGTCTCCAGAGTACAGATCATCATAATCACCGATGAGAAGGAGATCGAGCGCCGTCTGCCCGAGGCCCTGAGGGTATATCAGGAGAGGGAGGAGCGCATGGCCGGACTGACCGACGACAGCGTGGACACCTTCTATTCCTGCCTCATGTGCCAGTCGTTCGCCCCGGACCATGTGTGCGTGATAACGCCGGAGCGTCTGGGGCTCTGCGGGGCCATCAACTGGCTGGACGCTAAGACCGGCAAGGAGATCGTTCCGTCCGGACCCAACCAGCCCATAGCAAAGGGGGAGCCAGAGGACCTGGAGAAAGGATCTTGGAAGGGAGTGAACGAGGCGGTGACGGCCTTGACCCGCGGAAAGATATCCCGTTTCTGCGCCTACAGCATGATGGAGGACCCCATGACCTCCTGCGGATGTTTCGAGTGCATCGCGGCCATGAGCCCGGACATGCAGTCGGTGATAGTGGTGAGCCGGGAGTTCCCAGACATGACCCCATTGGGCATGAAGTTCTCCACCTTGGCCGGTTCCATCGGCGGGGGCCGGCAGACCCCGGGGTTCATCGGTATCGGTCGTCGTTACCTGATCAGTAAGAAGTTCATAACCGGGGACGGTGGGTTCCTGCGCATATCCTGGATGCCTTCCTCTTTGAAGAACAGCATGAGGGAAGAGCTTATTAATAGGGCCACGGAATTGGGAATGCCAGACTTTCTGGACAGGGTGGCGGACGAGACGACCGTCACCGACGCGGAAGGACTGATGAACTGGATGATCAAGGTGGACCACCCCGCCTTGAGAATGCCCTCGTTGCTTTGA
- a CDS encoding acetyl-CoA decarbonylase/synthase complex subunit delta: MANVPLPKEKWTGSIGELELGNPQDKGGSRRPVKLGGNRGMPFLSFEDGERRMIAMAGLVADSLEDVPQPVRDAFGDDAEDPVRWARAWAARGADLICLRLTSTNPEEGDASPESAADTVMAVLKAVDLPLIVYGSGHEEKDSKVLEKVGERARGERLLLGHAEESAYKSVAAAAMANGHAVIGFSNLDINLAKQIVILLTDFGVGKGDIMIDPLMAALGMGLEYSYSVNERIRISALSGDSMLRVPMICDCTSAWKAREATDDVPHAGDTLERGIWWEATTALAALLSGADVLVLGHPEAMELARTAVSDLGGED, translated from the coding sequence ATGGCGAACGTACCGTTGCCCAAGGAGAAATGGACAGGTTCCATAGGAGAGCTGGAACTGGGGAACCCCCAGGATAAGGGAGGTTCCCGTCGCCCGGTGAAGCTGGGTGGCAATCGAGGCATGCCCTTCCTGTCCTTCGAGGACGGCGAGCGTCGGATGATCGCCATGGCTGGACTGGTGGCCGACTCCCTGGAGGATGTGCCTCAGCCGGTACGGGACGCTTTCGGTGACGACGCTGAGGACCCGGTGCGCTGGGCGAGAGCGTGGGCGGCCCGCGGCGCCGACCTGATATGTCTTCGTCTGACATCCACCAACCCTGAGGAAGGGGACGCGTCCCCGGAGAGCGCGGCGGACACAGTCATGGCGGTCCTGAAGGCGGTGGACCTGCCGCTGATCGTCTACGGCAGCGGGCACGAGGAGAAGGACTCCAAGGTGCTGGAGAAAGTGGGCGAGAGGGCCAGGGGCGAGCGTCTGCTTCTGGGACACGCGGAGGAGAGCGCCTATAAGTCCGTGGCCGCCGCGGCCATGGCCAACGGCCACGCGGTGATCGGGTTCTCCAACCTGGACATCAACCTTGCCAAACAGATCGTGATTCTGCTCACCGATTTCGGGGTGGGTAAGGGCGACATCATGATCGACCCGCTCATGGCCGCCCTGGGCATGGGACTGGAATATTCCTACTCGGTCAACGAACGCATCAGGATATCGGCGCTCTCGGGCGACAGCATGCTGCGGGTGCCCATGATCTGTGACTGCACCTCCGCCTGGAAAGCTCGTGAGGCCACGGACGACGTTCCCCATGCCGGCGATACCCTGGAGAGAGGGATCTGGTGGGAGGCGACCACTGCCTTGGCCGCCCTGCTGTCGGGCGCGGACGTCCTGGTGCTCGGTCACCCCGAGGCCATGGAGCTCGCTCGGACGGCCGTTTCGGACCTGGGGGGTGAGGACTGA
- the acsC gene encoding acetyl-CoA decarbonylase/synthase complex subunit gamma, with protein sequence MATAIEIFKHLPKKNCGECKYPTCLAFAMQLANNKAKLDDCPHMSEAGRNALASSSAPPIRLVRIGTGRNIVEMGDETELYRHDKRFFHPTAFALRVSDDLSIEELEKKVDHARSLHFERVGQVLKFDIVEVECRSGDGVRYVQTLDRVSELVDWPLVLRCRDPVIMSAAANRMRERRPLLHGADPDNIKEMVVTSKSSGCPLVLCSDDLGKLADMVEIARKEGVEDLVLDPMPGNMKDMLERCTIIRRSAIRKTFRGLGYPIYMGMPVGKNGMLMALTAVMKYGSLLSFEEMPSSQALPLLVLRQNIYTDPQVPIQVKPDLYPVNNPGADAPILFTTNFSLTYFTVLSDIEKSKVPVWLQVVDTEGLSVLTAYSAGKLTADGVRNALEASGANGRSNRGVLVIPGMVARMSVKLNESTGLQIVVGPKESSGLPKFLRSMS encoded by the coding sequence ATGGCCACGGCGATCGAGATTTTCAAACACCTGCCCAAGAAGAACTGCGGGGAATGCAAGTACCCCACCTGCCTGGCCTTCGCCATGCAGCTGGCCAACAACAAGGCCAAGCTCGATGACTGCCCCCACATGAGCGAGGCCGGTCGGAACGCCTTGGCCAGCTCATCCGCTCCGCCCATACGGTTAGTGCGCATCGGCACGGGAAGGAACATAGTGGAGATGGGGGACGAGACGGAACTGTACCGTCACGACAAGCGTTTCTTCCACCCTACCGCCTTCGCGCTGCGGGTAAGCGATGACCTGAGCATCGAAGAGCTGGAGAAGAAGGTCGATCACGCCCGCTCCTTGCACTTCGAGAGGGTGGGTCAGGTGCTCAAGTTCGACATCGTGGAGGTAGAATGCCGATCCGGAGACGGAGTGAGGTACGTACAGACCCTCGACCGTGTCTCCGAGTTGGTAGACTGGCCACTGGTGCTGCGCTGCCGCGACCCGGTCATAATGTCCGCCGCCGCCAACCGGATGAGGGAACGGAGGCCCCTGTTGCACGGTGCCGACCCTGACAACATCAAGGAGATGGTGGTGACGTCCAAAAGCTCGGGATGCCCGCTGGTCCTCTGCTCTGATGACCTGGGGAAGCTGGCCGACATGGTAGAAATAGCTCGCAAAGAAGGCGTGGAGGACCTGGTGCTTGACCCGATGCCCGGGAACATGAAGGACATGCTGGAGCGGTGCACGATCATCCGGCGCAGCGCCATCCGCAAGACCTTCCGTGGACTGGGGTACCCTATCTACATGGGCATGCCCGTTGGGAAGAACGGCATGCTGATGGCCCTGACAGCGGTCATGAAGTACGGCAGCCTGCTCTCGTTCGAAGAGATGCCATCATCACAGGCACTGCCGCTCCTGGTACTGAGACAGAACATCTACACAGACCCTCAGGTGCCCATACAGGTCAAGCCTGATCTGTACCCGGTGAACAACCCCGGGGCTGATGCTCCGATCCTCTTCACCACCAATTTCTCGCTCACCTATTTCACCGTGCTCTCGGACATCGAGAAGAGCAAGGTGCCTGTATGGCTGCAGGTGGTGGACACGGAGGGTCTCTCCGTGCTCACGGCCTATTCCGCGGGAAAGCTGACCGCCGACGGTGTGAGGAACGCGCTCGAGGCCAGCGGCGCTAACGGTAGATCGAACAGAGGCGTGCTGGTGATCCCGGGCATGGTGGCCCGGATGAGCGTCAAATTGAACGAGAGCACCGGACTGCAGATCGTCGTCGGACCCAAGGAATCCTCCGGCCTGCCCAAGTTCCTGAGGTCCATGAGCTGA
- a CDS encoding fibronectin type III domain-containing protein — protein sequence MLRTFAVVMLLTICLASLGPTVIADEVPGAPMDFAAERDGARIVLSWQPPGEVDVIHYNVYRGTNPDDLAFYDDVDANVTAGYDTEVLRGTTYYYAISANGTAGEGPLSPVVMVTPPTDQYSTLVMSAILIAVIATLLFAYRKGRSPE from the coding sequence ATGTTACGGACCTTCGCCGTGGTCATGCTCCTGACCATCTGTCTTGCCTCTTTAGGACCGACGGTCATCGCCGACGAGGTCCCCGGAGCCCCGATGGACTTCGCCGCCGAGCGCGATGGCGCCAGGATCGTTCTGTCCTGGCAGCCGCCCGGTGAGGTGGATGTGATCCATTACAACGTCTACCGCGGCACGAACCCTGACGATCTGGCGTTCTATGATGACGTTGATGCCAACGTCACCGCTGGCTATGACACCGAGGTGCTGCGCGGAACGACCTATTACTACGCCATCAGCGCTAACGGCACCGCCGGCGAAGGACCGTTGAGCCCGGTCGTGATGGTGACGCCCCCCACGGACCAATATTCCACCCTGGTGATGAGCGCCATATTGATCGCGGTCATCGCTACGCTTCTTTTCGCCTACAGGAAGGGAAGATCTCCGGAATGA
- a CDS encoding AAA family ATPase, with protein MSFLVAVAGKGGVGKSTISALLVRSLSAQGTVLAVDADPNSNLGQKLGVDVQGTVGEVREGLLSKQGTLPKDMSKQEYLKLKLREILSEGDSLDLLTMGRPEGPGCYCYVNNLLRVFVDQLMDSYSYVILDNEAGMEHLSRRTARNMDLLLLVSDASQVGISTAKRLSDLAGELELKVGRKMLLINSVRPGQEERVISMASETGLPFLMLHEDETVREAAFNGMPLKGDEPLAREIRSLIPEIFPSCRRKEA; from the coding sequence ATGAGCTTCCTGGTGGCCGTGGCCGGTAAGGGCGGCGTGGGAAAGAGCACGATATCTGCTCTTCTGGTCCGCTCCCTTTCGGCGCAGGGGACCGTCCTGGCAGTGGATGCCGATCCCAACAGCAACCTGGGGCAGAAATTGGGGGTCGACGTGCAGGGCACGGTCGGAGAGGTGCGGGAAGGATTGCTTTCCAAGCAGGGGACGCTGCCCAAGGACATGAGCAAGCAGGAGTACCTGAAGCTGAAATTACGGGAGATACTCTCCGAGGGCGATTCCCTAGACCTGCTGACCATGGGACGGCCGGAAGGTCCGGGCTGCTATTGCTACGTCAATAATCTGCTCAGGGTCTTCGTGGACCAGTTGATGGATTCTTATTCATACGTCATCTTGGACAACGAGGCGGGAATGGAGCATCTGTCCCGCCGTACCGCCCGAAATATGGACCTGCTGCTGTTGGTGTCCGACGCCAGTCAGGTAGGCATATCGACCGCCAAGAGGCTCTCCGATCTCGCCGGGGAACTGGAGCTGAAGGTGGGGAGGAAGATGCTGCTCATCAACTCCGTTCGGCCGGGTCAAGAGGAACGGGTGATAAGCATGGCCTCGGAGACCGGTCTCCCTTTCCTGATGCTGCACGAGGACGAAACCGTTCGTGAGGCGGCGTTCAACGGCATGCCTCTCAAAGGGGACGAGCCACTGGCCCGGGAGATCCGATCGCTCATTCCGGAGATCTTCCCTTCCTGTAGGCGAAAAGAAGCGTAG
- a CDS encoding methyltransferase domain-containing protein, translating into MSTRKVQEVFGRRASFYVDSGVHADREVLAMVCELCGELRGRKVLDVATGTGHTAMALSPQASMVVGLDMTREMLELAGKISEESGLKNMHWLQGDVNLLPFPDQCFDVVSCRRAPHHFSDLGKAMTEMTRVLKEGGTMVIDDRSVPDDEEIDRTMNLLDRLHDPSHVREYGVGEWKLAVQKAGLNLRQVREYRRHLPLTSLTGNAEPDDAREIERTVAALSSDLRRRMRIEETGDQISIDHYFLTVRATK; encoded by the coding sequence ATGAGCACCCGGAAGGTCCAGGAGGTCTTCGGCAGGAGGGCGTCCTTCTATGTCGATAGCGGCGTCCACGCGGACAGGGAGGTGCTGGCCATGGTCTGTGAGCTGTGCGGCGAACTACGCGGGAGAAAGGTACTGGACGTGGCCACGGGTACCGGGCATACCGCCATGGCCCTTTCCCCCCAGGCCTCGATGGTAGTGGGTCTGGACATGACCCGGGAAATGCTGGAACTGGCTGGAAAGATTTCGGAGGAAAGTGGTCTGAAGAACATGCACTGGTTGCAGGGCGACGTCAACCTTCTCCCCTTCCCCGACCAATGTTTCGACGTGGTCAGTTGCCGTCGCGCTCCTCACCACTTCTCCGATCTCGGGAAAGCGATGACAGAAATGACCAGGGTGCTGAAGGAGGGCGGGACCATGGTCATTGACGACCGCAGCGTGCCAGACGACGAGGAGATAGACCGCACCATGAACCTTCTGGACCGTTTGCACGATCCATCGCACGTCCGAGAGTACGGGGTCGGGGAATGGAAGCTCGCCGTTCAGAAAGCTGGACTGAACCTCCGGCAGGTCCGGGAGTATAGGCGGCATCTGCCCCTGACATCGCTCACCGGAAACGCCGAACCGGATGACGCCAGGGAGATAGAGAGGACCGTTGCCGCGCTCTCCTCCGATCTGCGGCGCCGAATGAGGATCGAGGAGACCGGCGATCAGATATCCATAGACCACTATTTTTTAACCGTTCGGGCCACCAAATAG
- a CDS encoding radical SAM protein, translated as MRLITLNLTKPNASVEFYGCPMQCKYCSHTTARFKDHTIDQVVHALSDNGIRSVFIGGAEPSVHQKEALDLIYILHKRGKDILLKTTGHDPDFVASTKGMVSRYILEIKTPLDDPQSFSRLTTYNLERSKEQLENVKKTLDILKGEKVRATLRIIPDIYDMNMVERIAKDLKGHVDELLITQFLSNQNDVSFAGIFNPGPPQEMMFDMGKVARRHIPRVRVRGNGFDETL; from the coding sequence ATGCGGCTCATCACCCTCAACCTGACCAAGCCCAATGCGTCTGTGGAGTTCTATGGTTGCCCCATGCAGTGCAAGTACTGTTCCCACACCACGGCGAGGTTCAAGGATCACACCATCGATCAGGTGGTGCATGCCCTTTCGGACAATGGCATACGGAGCGTCTTCATAGGCGGAGCGGAACCATCCGTGCATCAGAAGGAGGCATTGGACCTCATCTACATATTGCACAAACGGGGCAAGGATATATTGCTCAAGACAACGGGACATGACCCCGATTTCGTCGCCTCCACCAAGGGAATGGTCTCCCGATACATATTGGAGATCAAGACCCCCCTGGACGACCCACAGAGCTTCAGCCGGTTGACCACCTACAACCTTGAAAGATCGAAGGAGCAGTTGGAGAACGTCAAGAAGACGTTGGACATACTCAAGGGAGAGAAGGTCAGGGCGACCCTGCGCATCATCCCCGACATCTACGACATGAACATGGTGGAGAGGATCGCCAAGGACCTGAAGGGGCACGTCGATGAACTGCTCATCACGCAGTTCCTGTCCAACCAGAACGATGTCTCCTTCGCAGGTATATTCAATCCTGGCCCGCCGCAGGAGATGATGTTCGATATGGGGAAGGTGGCACGCAGGCATATTCCCCGGGTGCGTGTAAGGGGCAACGGTTTCGACGAAACGCTCTAA